GTGTATCCTTTAAAGTTGGTTGCGTGTTTTGCTTCTAATTTTTCCATTTTTGAAACACGTTTCATAATGGTTTCGTGGTTAGTTAGGGTTCCACCTAACCATCTTTCAGTTACAAAGAATGAATTTGTTCTCTCGGCAGCATTTTTAACTGCTTCGCGAGCTTGTTTTTTGGTTCCTACAAAAATAAATTTAGCATTTTTTGCTGCTAATGAATTTATTAGAGAATAAGCAAATTCCAAATATTTTTGAGTTTTAAAAATATCTATAATGTGTGCGCCTTTATTTTTTTTGTTTGGCACAAGATATTCTTTCATTTTAGGATTTCATGCATGGCTTTTGTGTCCAAAATAAGCACCTGCTTCTAACAATTTAGTTCTTGAAACAATTGGATTTTTAGCTTCCTTATTTTCTTTTGGTTGTTTTGTTTCAACCTTTTCTGTTTTTTTGTTTTCTGTTGACATATTTTCCTTTTAGTTTGTTTTAATCTAAATGAGTTTTTCTGACGCCTAGCACTGAAATTATAGTTAGCACACCCAAGCGAATCCAAACTCATCGTTTATAAATGTTAAGTTATTTAAGTAATCTTATTGTTAAATATAATATTACAATATAAATTTTATCTTATTTTGTGATCTTGTTATTCTGAGTGTATGATTTTTATTTGTCTATCTTATAGCAAAAAAAGTTTTTTAAATTAAAAAAACCAAAAACCACAAAATTTAAAAGGCTTAAATTTAGTAGTTTTTGTTTTGATTTTATGACTTAACTTTATTGAAATAATAAGTAGTTATAAGACTTAAAGTTTTATCATCAACTGGTTGTATTGTTTCGTGTATTGTATTACTGTTATCAATAATTTCATACATATTAATTGCAGTTTGATCTTGTCCATCAAATTTATCTAAAAAGTAATATCTAAAAACAATTTCATAATCTGTAATTGATGAAGGTGTATAGTTAATAAAAGCAAAATTATTTAAGTTTGGATAATCTTCTAAAAAATCTTCATTCCCTAAATTGATATATGTGATCGAGTTTGCTAATCAACTAAATAATGGATTTTCATCATTGTTTAATTCATTGACTGAATCCGGGTAATTGTCTTTTAGAGTTTGTAAATTAGAACTTAATATTCAAGCAAGAATGTTTTCAAACTGTGAGCTTGTTTTTTCTTTAAGAAAGTTATTGATGTTTTCAATGGTAAGATTTAATATAACATGTTCGTTTTTGATTTTGATATTATCTTTAAACAATTTCAAAAGGTTATCTATAAATAATGCGTGGTTTTGGCGTAAATATTTCTCAATTAAATGTGGTGCATAATTGATGCGTTGTTGTGAAATATCTTCATTTTCGTTATTTGATAAGTTATTTTGATATAAATTTCTAGTTTTATAAAATTCATTAAATTTTTGTTTGTTGGTTGGGATGCTTAAATCAATAATTTTAGCTATATCATTAATAAATGTTTGATAATCATTGATGTTAAAACCAAAAATTTCATTTTTGTGCGATTGATTATATTCGCTAAATTCTTTTTTCTTTAAATCTTTTCAAACGTTCATCACATAGTCTTCTGTGATGATATTTTGAATCTTTTGTAATTTTATTTGGTTATTAACGCTATTAGATAAATCTGGAATTAAATTTTGAGCTTTTAAATTTTTATATCTAGTAATAATATCTTTGAGATATGAAAAATGGCCTTGTGAGATGATGTTTAAATAATAATTTCTTTGAGATTCTTCTAATTTAGAAGTAATCACTAAACCATCAACTAATAAAATGTTTTGACTTGGTTTTACAGCACGAATTTCATCGTCAGTTACTCCGGTTTTGAAGTTATCTTTAGCATAATATGCATCAATTACGTCTCCGTTGTACATAATCGCCGCATTAACATCTGGTCTTTTGGGATTGATCAATTCATTTACAATTTCTAAACCATCTCCTTTTAGAGTGATGTGTTGTGAATTACGAACATCATAACCTGTTCCATCTTTGATTAAATCTGCAAATGCATCAATTAGAATTTTATATGTTTTGTTGTTTTTGTTGCTTTCATCCAAATCAACTGCACCACTAAAATTAGTGTCTGTACGTTGTCCGTTCGGACCGCTTGGTCAATATGATGAACCATAAAGCATATTATCTCTAACTGCATCGGTTATAAGTCACTTATCAAAACCATTTGCACTTAGAGTTTTTAAAACATTGATAATTGCATATGGATTAGTTATTTGTTGACTTTTTGAATTACCACCGATAAAATTATCACGATATTTGTCAAAATATTTTTCAAAATTAATACTTTCGTCATCGTTTATAAAATCTTCATATGCTTTATTATTTTTGTATTTAGGTAGTTTTGTAATATCTATTTTGTGAATGTTATAAGCGATTGCCATGTCTTGCGAATAATATGGATAAAAATATTCTCATAGTTCATTATCGTTACCGATTTGATACTTTGCGAGGTGTTTTCATACTTCAGAACGCATCGTTAGCTTGACATAATTGCGAATTTCATTACGTGCCGCTGCTGCTTTTTGAAATTCTGTACTTACTTTTGTAAGTTGTAAATCTGATACTTCATTAGATTTGTTGGCTTTTAATTGAGTTAATTTTAGAAGTTGATTTTTAAGACTGTCATATTGAGTATAAATTTTAAGTTCAGGGAGGTTAAATAAAATTGAGTAATCTAATTTTGAAATTAAATTATTTTTAATTAGTTCTACTGTTAAAAATTCCGAACCTATTCCTGCAACTGTTTTATTGTTTCTAAGCGCATTGCTAAATTGATTGATCTCGTCAAATTCTTTATAATCAAATGCCTCTGAGAGTTGGTTGATATTATATTCTGACATATAAGCTTTATAATTAAAGAAACTTGGTTTGAAATGGTTGGTAGTTTTTAGGGCCGCTGTCGAAGTAATTATAGCTGTTGTTGCTGCTAAAGTTGCTGTGGTTAAAATAACTTTGGTTGTTTTATGTTTCATTATTTTTTCTTTGCTTTATATAATGCATATCCAACATTACTAATTAAGGTCATAAAAAGGATAATTGATCCAATTACTAAACCTCAAGGTTCAAATGCACCTTCATAAAGTTTAGTTCCCAAGGTTGTTGCATTTGAAGTTGTTCTTGCGATAATAAAATCATCAAAACTTAATACTGATGTAACCACAATAACTGTAATAATAGATGGAATCATATGAACTAAGTAGGTTTTAAATCATGCTCGAATTTTTGAAAAACCTAAATCTTGCGAAGCTTCAAAAAAGTTATTATTAAATTTTTCACTTCTAGGTAGCATTAATGAAATTCCGTAAGGTAATGCCATAATTGTATGTCCGATAATAAGTCTTCCAAAACCTTCGCGATCTACCGCAATGATTCCAAAAAATAAACTAAAAACTAATACCAAACCTAAGGCAGTAATATTATCCGGATTAATTAATGGTATGTTAGAAGTAGCAGTTAATGAGGAGCGCATTAATTTATTTTTAGAACGATATAAAGCGTATACAGTTATTAAACTAATGATAACAACTAATGTACTTACAATAATAGCTAATAAAATAGTGTTAACTAACGCTAAGCCTCTGCCTGATTTGAATAATGATACTCAATTTTCCCCTGTCCCACTAGTTCAAGTCGGATTAAATTCGCCTTTTGGAGTAGGACTATTGAAACTAAATATGACTCCGAAGAATAATGGAACATAGACAATGCTTAAAATAATATAAATATATGTCTTTCTAAAAAAGGATGATAATTTACTCATAATGAGCCCCCTTTTTTAGTTTAAAAATAAGTTTTGGAACTAATAAAAATAATGAATAGACACCGATAAAAATTGCTGACACAACAATAACTAAAGCTGAACCACTACTTAAATCGTATTTGTTTCCTGGATTTAATTTAGAGTTAATTAAATCACCGATAAGTTGTTTTTGCGATCCGTCGGGTAAAAGTTTTGCAGACACCACGAAAGTTGTTGCTGAAGCTAAAAAAATCATTGCTAAACCACTTAAAATCGCTTTGGTACCATAAGGGACAATTACTTTAAACATAGTTTGAACGTTGTTGTAACCTAAATCATTACTTGCTTCAATAATGTTTTTTGGCATATCTTTGAACACGGTATATAAAGGCAAAATCATTAAAGGTAAATTTAGATAAGTTAAACCGAAAATGATGAATAATTCATTGTTTAAAGTCTTTGGATTGTTATGAAAAATTGCTAAAGCTAACCCTTTGATTGAATAGATTCTAGCAATGGTAAAAATTGCCATTGGACTAATAATTAAACTTAATGCAAAAAGTTTAAAGATTTTTGATTTAGAGGTAGATACGAAGTATGCATATGGAAATCCAATTAATAAACATAAAACCGCAGAAACCAAACCGATTCAAAGGGATCTGCCGATAATGTTTCATGTGTTTGGTTGTTTAACTAAAACTCATGGATCAAATTCGAAAGCGTTGGTTGATGTAAAAGCACTTATTATAATCATTAATACCGGAAGTAAAATTAAGAAAATCGCAATAAAAAGATAAGGAAGAAATAATCACGCTTTTTTGTCGAATTTAAATAATGCTTTAATTTTTGAAGACATTAGAAGTGTAGTCTCACTTTGGATCTTTTTTCATTAAGTGTATTGAATCAATTGTTCAACTTAAAAATACTTTTTCATCTAAGTCAAATTTCTTAGATGTTTCAACGTAAATTGTTTCTTCATCTTCAGTTTGGATTTCTAAGTAGTAGTAACTTCCGCGGTATGAAGTTTCTTTCACTCAACCTACGATTTTTCCGTTCAAAGAAGTTGGATTATTTGTAATGTCGATATCCTCGGGACGAATTAAAGCATCTAGAGTTTCGTTAGCTGAGAATTCGTTAAGTTCATGAATGGTTTTAAATTCTTTACCGAGTAATTTTACATAACCATTAGCAGTGAATTTAGCATCATAAATATTAGAATCGCCAACAAATTTTGCAACTCAAATATTGACAGGATAGTCATAAATGTTTTTTGGGGTATCATATTGTTCAATTATTCCGTCACGCATAACTGCGATACGGTCTGAAAGTTCTAAGGCTTCATCCTGATCATGTGTTACAAAGATGAAAGTTAGTCCTAATTCTTGTTGCACACTTCTTAATAAGACTTGCATTTTTTTACGGATTTTAGCATCTAAGGCACTAAGTGGTTCATCAAGTAATAAAATTTCGGGTTCAATTACTAAACTACGCGCTAGAGCAACACGTTGCTTCATTCCACCTGATAGTTCAGTAATTGTTTTGGTTTCATTTCCTTTTAAACCAACTAAATCAATGATTTTTTGGATTTTTTCTCTCATTTCTTGTGAAGTCATCTTGCGCTTAAAATATCTGTTTTGAAAAGCTTCTGTATTTTGTCTTACGTAGTTTTCTCAATATGAATACTTAAAATCCGAATCATCTAGTCAATTTTGTCTTTTTTTGTATTGATATGTTCCTGGAGTAATGGTTTTAAGTTCTTGTATATATTGCTCTTGAATTTGATCTAATTGTTGCATTTTTTGCTCAGCTTTTTGAGTTCATTTTTTAATTTTATGCTCTAAAAGATGAATGTATTTTTCATTTACTTCTTGTTTATTAACTCTTTTAAGTTTAAGTCCATAAGAAATATTACCCTCTACATTAAGATGTGGAAATAGTGCGTAATCTTGGAAAATGGTTGACACATTTCTTTTATGTGGTGATAAATCTTTAATATCATGACCATTAAATAAAATTTCCCCACGGGTTGCTCATTCAAAACCACCAATCAAACGTAATATAGTAGTTTTACCAGAACCAGACGGCCCTAATAAAGTAACAAATTCGCCACGTTTAATTTCTAAGTTAATTTTATGTAAAACGGTTTTATCATCAAATTCTTTAACAACTTCTCTAAGTTGAATAATATTTTGTTTATCTTTTTTTGGCTTACTTTTATCATTAGTGAGCATTGTTTCTCCTTTCGAAAATAAATAAATGTTATTTTATTTTCTACAGGGAGACGGTATCGAAAAGATTCTCACAGTATTCTTCTATACTATGAGAAAGTGAAGGATATTCTAAATCAGTAAAATTGCTTAAAATGCTTTTTATAGCGATTTTTTGAATTAAAATATTTTTGTTTTTCATATTTGATTATTATATATTATTCATAGAATAATATATATAAAATCTAATAATTTTTTAATCTCAAATCACCTTTTAAATCATATTAAAAAAATAAAATTAAATATTTTAAAACATTATAAAAATGATATAAAATTAAATAAATACAGAGCCATTCTTAAACCTTAATATTCATTATTAATTTAATTATTTTTAAAATTTAAGAAGTTCTTAAATTTATTTACTTTTTACTTATATATTTAAAATTTAAGTTAGGAGACTTAATGAGTTCAAATAATATTCCTACAAAAATTATTGGCTTAGGTGGTTTATTAGAAATTGGTAAATCTACCTTGCTTATAGACCATAATGATCGCATTTTTATAATAGATTCTGGAATTAAATTCGGTGATACATATAATACAGGTATTAAGGGAATTGTTCCAAGATATGATTATCTTAAACAACCAAATAAAAAAATTGAGGGTATTTTTATCACACACGGACATGAAGATCATATTGGTGGTGTCGTTTATTTATTAAAACAAACAAAATTAAATAAGATCTTTGCTCCGAGAATTGCAATTCAATATCTCAAACTAAAATTCGAAGAACATAAAATTACTAAAAACATTGAATTTATAGAGATCAATAAAAATGATGTTTACGAATTTGAGGGTGGTTGCAAGGTTGATTTTTGAACAGCACAACACTCAATTCCTGATGCTTTTGGAATCAGAATTACCACACCTAATGGTTCTATAATGTGTACTGGTGATTTTCGTTTTGATTATACTCCAATTGGTAATTACACAGATTTTGCACGTTTAGACGAAATTGGAAAACAAGGCTTAACAGCATTGTTATCAGATTCGACTAATGCAATGCGTCCAAATCATTCGCCTTCAGAAAGTGATATTTTAACTGATATTGAAAAAATCATGTTAGAAGCAAAACAAAAAATAATTGTTACAACTTTTGCTTCAAATTTAACAAGGGTAAAAGTAATTATTGAATTAGCTGCTAAATTGGGCAAAAAAGTTATTACTTTTGGTCGTTCGATGATACAAGGTGTTAAAATAGGTCGTAAATTAGGATATATAAAAGTAGGAGATGATGTTTTAATAGACAAAAAACAACTTAATAATGTTCCTGATAAAGACTTAGTAATTTTAACTACCGGATCTCAAGGTGAACAACTGGCTGCATTATCTCGTATGAGTTATAACAAACATGCAACAATTAAAATAACTAAAGGGGATGTCGTTATTTTTTCTTCTAGTCCGATTCCAGGCAATCGTATGATTGTGGAATTATTAATTAATCGTTTATATAAATTAGGTGCTATTATTAAAGAAAATGGTGTTGATGGTTATTTACATACATCAGGACATGCTTATAAATGAGAGCATGATAAGATTTTTAGATTGACAAAGCCAAAATACTTTTTACCTTATCACGGTGAATACCGTATGTGCGTAGTGCACGGACAAACGGCAATTGATAACGGAGTTAAACCAGAGAATGTTTTAATTTTACAAAAAGGTGAAGTATATGAAATGTTTAATGAAACTATTTATAAAACACCACAACAAATAGATTTTGGTCCGGTTTATATTGATGGAAATAAAGTTTTAACCTTAAATGCTAATATTATTAAACAAAGAGAATTGCTTAAAGAATCTGGCTTTGTAAACATTGTCTTTTTAATAGACAAAGAAAAAAATATGATTATTGGTAGACCTCAAATTATTACCAGGGGAAGTTTCTTTGTAAAAACATCACGTGAGTTAGTTGATGAAGCACGTAGGGTTGCACATGGTGCGGTATTGCATTCAATCAAAAATAACAAAGAATGAAGTGTAGCAGAATTAGAAAATATTATTATCGATCGATTATTAAATCTATTTTATAAGGAAAAACGTAGAAACCCGATTATTATACCAACGATTATTTTTAATAACGAAGAACCTGAAACAGAGTTTTTAGAATGTAAAATTAATTTTATAACAAGTAAACAACGCACAGAAGAAACATTACCAAATATTAAGAGTGATATTTCTGCTCCCGTTAAAAAGACGCGTTCAAGCAGTAAATTAAAACAACAAAAACTTTTAGATGATTTAAAAGGTGAAATCTTTGGTGATGTAAGTATTGATGATAACTTAGACGAAGAAGATGAAATATAAAAAACAGCAAACCTTACATTTGTTGTTTTTTTATATTATTTAACTAACTCGCCAATTACGATTTTGAAAATTTTCTATAAAGCAGCTATTGCGTTATTTTTCTCTCTAAGTTTTTTAAACTTAGAAATTTTAATAAATAAAACTTGGGAATATATCAATAACTAAAAATCAGTTTTCTGATGAGTGTTTAGTTACTTAATTTAATATAGTTTTTGTTAATTTATTCTTACTTCTTCATAAAATTCTAAAACATCGTCTAATTGAATGTCGTTGAAGTTTTTAATATGAGTACCAAAATCTTTGCCTTTTACAACTTCTTTGACATCATTTAGTTCGCGTCTTAAACTTTCAAGTTCTCCTTCATGGATTAGTTTGGTTTTACGGTATACTTTCACTTTACATTTTTCCTTTACAACACCAGAATCTTGCATACATCCCGCAATACTTCCTACTTTTGAGTAAAAGAATACTTTTAAAACGTGTGCTTCACCAATCTTGCGGTCTTCATATACCGGTGCCTTTTGCTCATCTAACATAATCTGGCAATCTTCAATAATTTTATAAATTACATTATGTTCAATGATATTAATTTTTTGTGATTGTGCATTTTGCTTTATATTTGCAGGTGTTTTGAGATTAAAGACGAAAATAGTAGCATTTGAAGCTTGAGCTAAAAGTAAATCGTTTCCACTAATATAACCAGCAGATGCTGCAATAACTTTAATTACTGCTTCATCGTTTTCTAGGTGATTAATTTGGCCTTTGATTGCTTCGGCTGTTCCGTGAACATCTGATTTAATGATGACATTAATTACTTTTTTGCCCTCGTGGTTTTTTAAAATTAAGTTTTTATCATGTAATAAATTCATTTTATCAGCAAAAGCTTTTTCGTTGGCTAACTTCTTAGCAAATTTTTCATCACTAAAACCAATGAATTTATCGCCAGCATCTGGAGCGTAGTTTAATCCATTAATAATTGCCGGCATTCCTGGATTAACTTTTTCAATTGGATGATTATTTGTATCAATAATAGATCTAATCCGTCCATATTTTGAACCGGCTACTAAAAAATCTCCTCTATATAAAGTTCCGTTTTCTACAATAATTGTAGATACAACTCCGGATCCTTTATCAATTCTAGATTCAATAATAGTTCCAATTGGATATCTTTTAGGATTGGCCTTTAAATTCAATACTTCAGCTAATAATGTGATTGCGTCGAAAAGTTCGTTTAATCCGTCTCCATTTAGAGCTGAACCATATACAATTTGAGTATCTCCACCATATTCTTCAATTACCACTTCGTTTTCGGCTAACTCACCTTTTATACGGTTTAAATCCTTATTAGGTTTATCTATTTTATTAACAAAAACAATAACAGGAACATTGGCTGCTTTTGCGTGTTGGATTGCTTCCTTAGTTTGTGGCATTACTCCATCATCAGCAGCTACTACTAAAATAATAATATCAGTTATTTTTGCACCGCGTGCACGCATTTTGGTAAATGCTTCATGGCCTGGAGTATCTAAAAAAGTAATTTTGGCATTTTTGTGTTTGATTTGATATGCTCCGGTGTGCTGAGTAATTCCACTTGATTCGGTAGCAACAATATTTGAACTTCTAATTTTGTCAATTAAAGTGGTTTTCCCGTGATCTACGTGTCCCATAATAGTGATAATTGGACTACGGGTGATTAAATCTTCAGATTTATCTTGGAAGTTTATTTCATCTAAAAAGTTACTTCCATCTACATTAGTTTCTTTTTGAAAATCTAAACCATTTTCCAAACAAAGTTCACCAATTTCTTCTTCTGATAAAATGTGATTGACATTATACATTTTTCCGCTAAGGAAAAATTTCTTAATAATATCATTGCTATTAATCCGTGTAATTTTAGCAAAATCAGCAATTGTCATTTTTCCAGTAAAAATAAAAATTCCGTCTTTTACTTCAGTCTTAGTGGTTTGTAGTTGTTGTTTGATTTCATCCACATTACTAATTCTATTATTCTTTTTGGCCATATATCACCTCCATAATTGCTGTTTGTAAATTATCATACATTTCTTTGGTTATATTAGTACGAAATGTGCGATTTAAAGCCTTAGTTTTTGTTATTTTATTTCAATTGTCTAAATTACATAAAAAGTAAGCCCCGCGCCCTTTTAAAGTTTTATTTATATCTAGTGTTAATTGATTCTTTTTCTTATCAAAATCAATGCGTGTTAATTTCTTTGCATCTAAAATTTGATTGGTTGCAATGCATTTTCGAGTGTAGTTTTTAGTTTTCTCATTCATCATCTAAATCACTTAAATCGATATCTGAATCTAAGCCGTAACTTGCTAAATCATCATCAACCTTGAAGTCTTTAATTTTTTTGTATTCTTTAATCATATTTCGTTTTTTGTGAGTTTTTTTGTCTTTATTTTCAGTTTCTTCTTGAAATTCATCAAATTCATTTTCGGCGGCAAAATTAATATCAAACGAACTATTAATGTCATCTACAAAGTCATAAGCATCAGAATGTGCTTCGGATTCGTATAATTTTTCTTCCATATTTTCAAATAAATCATCCATTACAGATTCACTTGGTTGTTGTGCTGTTTTGATAGTTTGTTTATTTTTTGTATTTAAAAGTGATTTTTTGTTTTGATCTAAATTCATATTAATTGATGAAATAAATTCTTGTACGTCTTTATCAAATTCATCCATCGAGATGTTAAGATCTTTAAGATAACTATTTGGTTTAGATTTTTTATGATGATTTCTTGTTTGATTAAAGAAACTTTTTTCTTTGGTGTTAGCAATTTTCTTTAGTGGTTGAGTAAATGGAATTTTTAATTTTAAAGCTTTTTCAACTGTAATAACTTCGATTCTGGTTGAGGTAAGTTTAGAAGCTAGTTCGATATTAATTCCTCTTTTTCCGATTGTGTTAGTCAAGTCTTCGTCCTGCACAATTACATAAGCTTTTTGAGTTACTTTATGAATTTTAACATCAATAATTTTGGCTGGTGATAATGCATTTTTAATATATTCATTTTTTTTATCTGAATATCTAATAATATCAATTTTTTCTCCAAGCGTTTCCGAAACTGCAATTAGGCGTTTTGCACCTTCACCAAAAATTGAACCAATGATATCAAAATTAAAATGTTTTTCAGGATTTGGACGAACCGAAACCTTACTTCTGATGCCTGGTGAACGTTGAATTTTAATAATTTGAATGTCACCTGATTGAATTTCTACGATTTGTTTTTTTAAAGCATCAGATACTTGCAAAGGATCAATCATTGTTACTTCAAGTGTGTTGATATTACTTTCGATATTAATTCTTTTTAAGATAACTTCAATTGTTTGACCTTGATTAAGTTCTATTGATTTATTTGTTTCATCACTCGCTAAAAAAGCGTTGTAAGCAATATCGTTATCAAAAATTTCAACACTTAAATTACCTCTTTGTAATTTATGTTTTACTTTTGCATAAAATTTTGTTCCAATTTTATTACTAAAGATTTCTTGAATACGTTCCTTTTCAATTCTTTTAAGTTCCGTTTTAAAACCATTATTAATTGCTGCTTTTTGTCTTTTAGTTAATCATGTAAAATCAAAATAAATTTCAATTGGGTCTCCAACTTTGATTTCAGGATTCTTGGTTTTGATTTCATCGATTTTTACATAAATTAATTTTTGTAAATCTGGTTCACCTGTTATTTCTGGATCCTCAAATTCTATTTCAGATGATTCATCAATTACGGTTCCGTTTAAGACAACCGGATAAACCACTTGATTTTCGTGGTCTGCAATAAATTTAATTTCAGATTCAGGATTAACATATTTTTGGATTGTTTTTGCAGTTTCAGTTTCAAAAATGTTTAAGATAACATCGAAATCTAAGCGGTGTTTTTCAGCAAATCCTTTTGTAATTAAATAAAGGGAATGATTTTCAGCGCTTATATTTTGTTTGCTTTGAGTTTGTGTCTTTTTTCTACCCATAATTACCTTCTTAAAATTTTATATATAATTCTGCTGATAAAATATTATTTTTTTCAAATCAAATTTTACGAATTTGTCCTTTTTGGTTTCATTTCCCTAAAAGTTTTTCGCGATGATCTTCTAATAATTGTATTTGAAAAATATTTTGTGAATAAAGTGATTTTTTTGTTTTAATTTGTATATATTTACCGATAACTTCGTTTAAATTGTTGATATCTAAAGTAGTTTCTACTCCTTTGGATAAAACTTCTAGATTATGTGCATCAGTAAATCATGTTTGAGTTTCTAAAAAAGCTGAAATTTGTTTTGAAATTGTTTCCACATCCTTTAAATCGTTGTAAGTAGTAACAACTTCTAAAGTCTCTCCAAAGTCGTTTTTTATGAATTTTGCACTAACAATAACATCTTTAAAATTTTGCGATAAAATCTGTTTATAGTCCATTCATACCTCTTAATTTAATTCATTTATATGAAAGAGTTGCACAACTTGTACAACTCCTTTCATTTATTATTTTAATCAAGTGTTATTATACACTATCTTACAATTTTTCAAATTATTTATGATATGTAATATTGTGTTTAATAGTAAAAGCACGATAAATTTGTTCTATCAACATTATACGGAATAATTCGTGTGGAAAGGTCAATTTAGAAAAGTTAATTTTATTTTCAAAAAAACTTTCATCCACACCATTAGAACCTCCGATTATAAAAGTGACATTATCAATATTTACAAATAATTCACCAAATTCTATGGAGTTGTATTGTTGAGCTTTTGTAGAAAGATAAAAAACCTTTGAATTTTTTGGGATTTTAGTCAAAATTAATTCAGTCTCTTTTTTAATTTTTAGGTCAATGTTAGGCATTTTCTGTTCTTTAATTTCAATTAAATTAACTTTTGCAAAAAAGTTAATTTTCTTTAGATAACTGTTATATAAAACTTGATACTCTTTTGATAAACTACCGACAGCAATGATATTTAATTTCATTATTTACGCGAACTTAAATGAAACATTAACATTTGAATATCAGCCGGATTAATTCCTGAAATCCGCGATGCTTGTCCAATGGTTTGTGGACGCACTTGTTCTAATTTTTGGCGAGCTTCCGTAGCTAAATTAATTACATTGTCATAATTAATGTCAATAGGAATTTTTAAGTTGTCTAAACGGCTCATTTTTTGTGCCTGGGTTTCTTGTTTTTTAATATAACCATCTAAGCGAACCATGGTTGTTAATTCGTTTTTAAATTTAAAATCGCCTAAAATTTCTTCAGCATGAACTTCTGGTCTTGCTAAAACCTTAAGTAAAGAAATGCCGTTTTCGATTCCATATTTTTGAGCCAACGGAGATTTAGATGACAAAAATTGGTTACTTAACTCTTGAATTTTTTCGTTTATTTTTTGATATTTAACAATGACAAAATCATAATCCTTTTGTGAAATTAAACCAACTTGGTAGCCGTATTTTGCTAATCTTAAATC
The window above is part of the Mycoplasmopsis mustelae genome. Proteins encoded here:
- the infB gene encoding translation initiation factor IF-2 — translated: MAKKNNRISNVDEIKQQLQTTKTEVKDGIFIFTGKMTIADFAKITRINSNDIIKKFFLSGKMYNVNHILSEEEIGELCLENGLDFQKETNVDGSNFLDEINFQDKSEDLITRSPIITIMGHVDHGKTTLIDKIRSSNIVATESSGITQHTGAYQIKHKNAKITFLDTPGHEAFTKMRARGAKITDIIILVVAADDGVMPQTKEAIQHAKAANVPVIVFVNKIDKPNKDLNRIKGELAENEVVIEEYGGDTQIVYGSALNGDGLNELFDAITLLAEVLNLKANPKRYPIGTIIESRIDKGSGVVSTIIVENGTLYRGDFLVAGSKYGRIRSIIDTNNHPIEKVNPGMPAIINGLNYAPDAGDKFIGFSDEKFAKKLANEKAFADKMNLLHDKNLILKNHEGKKVINVIIKSDVHGTAEAIKGQINHLENDEAVIKVIAASAGYISGNDLLLAQASNATIFVFNLKTPANIKQNAQSQKINIIEHNVIYKIIEDCQIMLDEQKAPVYEDRKIGEAHVLKVFFYSKVGSIAGCMQDSGVVKEKCKVKVYRKTKLIHEGELESLRRELNDVKEVVKGKDFGTHIKNFNDIQLDDVLEFYEEVRIN
- a CDS encoding transcription termination factor NusA, which gives rise to MGRKKTQTQSKQNISAENHSLYLITKGFAEKHRLDFDVILNIFETETAKTIQKYVNPESEIKFIADHENQVVYPVVLNGTVIDESSEIEFEDPEITGEPDLQKLIYVKIDEIKTKNPEIKVGDPIEIYFDFTWLTKRQKAAINNGFKTELKRIEKERIQEIFSNKIGTKFYAKVKHKLQRGNLSVEIFDNDIAYNAFLASDETNKSIELNQGQTIEVILKRINIESNINTLEVTMIDPLQVSDALKKQIVEIQSGDIQIIKIQRSPGIRSKVSVRPNPEKHFNFDIIGSIFGEGAKRLIAVSETLGEKIDIIRYSDKKNEYIKNALSPAKIIDVKIHKVTQKAYVIVQDEDLTNTIGKRGINIELASKLTSTRIEVITVEKALKLKIPFTQPLKKIANTKEKSFFNQTRNHHKKSKPNSYLKDLNISMDEFDKDVQEFISSINMNLDQNKKSLLNTKNKQTIKTAQQPSESVMDDLFENMEEKLYESEAHSDAYDFVDDINSSFDINFAAENEFDEFQEETENKDKKTHKKRNMIKEYKKIKDFKVDDDLASYGLDSDIDLSDLDDEWEN
- a CDS encoding LSm family protein, which produces MDYKQILSQNFKDVIVSAKFIKNDFGETLEVVTTYNDLKDVETISKQISAFLETQTWFTDAHNLEVLSKGVETTLDINNLNEVIGKYIQIKTKKSLYSQNIFQIQLLEDHREKLLGKWNQKGQIRKIWFEKNNILSAELYIKF
- a CDS encoding 23S rRNA (pseudouridine(1915)-N(3))-methyltransferase RlmH → MKLNIIAVGSLSKEYQVLYNSYLKKINFFAKVNLIEIKEQKMPNIDLKIKKETELILTKIPKNSKVFYLSTKAQQYNSIEFGELFVNIDNVTFIIGGSNGVDESFFENKINFSKLTFPHELFRIMLIEQIYRAFTIKHNITYHK
- a CDS encoding YlxR family protein — encoded protein: MMNEKTKNYTRKCIATNQILDAKKLTRIDFDKKKNQLTLDINKTLKGRGAYFLCNLDNWNKITKTKALNRTFRTNITKEMYDNLQTAIMEVIYGQKE